In Exiguobacterium acetylicum, the genomic stretch ATGACGTCACACGAGACGAACGATGTATGACGGCGACCTGACGAGTCAAACGGTGAGATCCGGACTAAACGATGGATCCCTTTTTCGGCTTTTAAGTATCCATAGGCATTGTGCCCTTGAATACGGAGCGTGACCGATTTGACACCTGCTTCATCACCCGGTTGGTAGTCCATCGTTTCGACTTTCCAGCCTTGCTTGTCGCAGAAACGTTGGTACATCCGCAACAGCATCGATGCCCAGTCTTGCGACTCGGTACCACCCGCACCTGGGTGTAGCTCGAGGATCGCGTTGTTCGCGTCATATTCGCCGTTCAAGAGGATTTGTAGTTCGAAGTCTTCGAACTTCTTCTTGAGGTCTCCAAGTTCTAACTCGAGCTCTTCTTGAAGATCCGCATCCGGCTCTTCCTTGATCAATTCGTACGTCAAAGCGACGTTCTCGTGACCTGCTTCGAGTTCTTTGTATTTGTCGACCATCGCTTTTAAGCCGTTCGACTCATCGATGACTTTTTGTGCCGATTCCTGGTTGTTCCAGAAGTCTGGGTACGTCATCTCGTTTTCAAGTTCTTCGATCCGGGCAATCTTCGACTCGAGGTCGAGTGATGCCTTATATTCGTCGAGTTTCTTTTCCATCCACTCGGCGGTGTTGCGAATTTCTGCTAATTCCATGTGTT encodes the following:
- the prfB gene encoding peptide chain release factor 2, with product MELAEIRNTAEWMEKKLDEYKASLDLESKIARIEELENEMTYPDFWNNQESAQKVIDESNGLKAMVDKYKELEAGHENVALTYELIKEEPDADLQEELELELGDLKKKFEDFELQILLNGEYDANNAILELHPGAGGTESQDWASMLLRMYQRFCDKQGWKVETMDYQPGDEAGVKSVTLRIQGHNAYGYLKAEKGIHRLVRISPFDSSGRRHTSFVSCDVMPEFNDDIDIEVRTEDLRIDTYRASGAGGQHINTTDSAVRITHVPTGVVVSCQQERSQIKNREAAMKMLKAKLYQREIEEQQKKLDEIRGEKSDIAWGSQIRSYVFHPYSMVKDHRTNYEVGNTQGAMDGDIMGFIDAYLRLMNM